A single genomic interval of Streptomyces sp. NBC_00663 harbors:
- a CDS encoding aminoglycoside phosphotransferase family protein, translating to MRDRTATVVDRGNYQDTVTPWEQGEWREAALGWAEAGLTAHGLRPAGRWSVRLRPWSVLVRIEVRDGAGVRCDDIWFKANPPGSAFEGALTAALAGWVPEHVLEPLAVDAGRGWSLLPHGGDLFRDVLERGDSDVSAWEEALRQYARMQRALIPYVAEMDRLGVPDARAAALPGIFDTALSENTALEKADRTRLHALRPRLLDWCAELAATGVPDSLDHCDLHDGQLLRPAPGRFTFFDWGDAHVSHPFCSFTVPARRVRERYGPEVLPRLRDAYLEPWTEDGPATSELRRALTLATRLGALAPTRAWTRLFPGASLPAGQEACAEWLRGLCSTP from the coding sequence GTGCGAGACAGGACGGCGACGGTCGTGGACCGTGGGAACTACCAGGACACCGTGACCCCCTGGGAGCAGGGGGAGTGGCGGGAGGCCGCGCTCGGCTGGGCTGAGGCGGGGCTCACGGCGCACGGACTGCGGCCGGCGGGGCGCTGGAGTGTGCGGCTGCGGCCGTGGTCGGTGCTGGTGCGCATCGAGGTGCGGGACGGGGCCGGTGTCCGGTGCGACGACATCTGGTTCAAGGCCAACCCGCCCGGCAGCGCCTTCGAGGGCGCGCTCACCGCCGCGCTGGCCGGCTGGGTGCCGGAGCATGTGCTGGAGCCGCTCGCCGTCGACGCCGGACGTGGCTGGTCGCTGCTGCCCCACGGCGGTGATCTCTTCCGGGACGTGCTGGAGCGCGGCGACAGCGACGTGAGCGCCTGGGAGGAGGCGCTGCGGCAGTACGCGCGGATGCAGCGGGCGCTGATCCCGTACGTCGCCGAGATGGACCGGCTCGGCGTACCGGACGCGCGCGCTGCCGCTCTCCCCGGCATCTTCGACACCGCCCTGTCGGAGAACACCGCGCTGGAGAAGGCGGACCGGACCCGTCTGCACGCCCTCCGCCCCCGCCTCCTCGACTGGTGCGCGGAACTCGCCGCCACCGGTGTCCCCGACTCCCTCGACCACTGCGACCTGCACGACGGTCAGCTCTTGCGCCCCGCCCCCGGCCGCTTCACCTTCTTCGACTGGGGCGACGCCCATGTCTCCCACCCCTTTTGCAGCTTCACCGTCCCGGCCCGCCGAGTCCGCGAACGGTACGGGCCCGAGGTCCTCCCCAGGCTGCGTGACGCGTACCTGGAACCCTGGACGGAAGACGGCCCCGCGACGTCCGAACTGCGCCGCGCCCTGACCCTCGCGACCCGCCTGGGCGCCCTCGCCCCGACCCGCGCCTGGACCCGCCTCTTCCCGGGCGCGAGCCTTCCGGCGGGGCAGGAGGCGTGCGCGGAGTGGCTGAGGGGGCTGTGTTCCACCCCGTAG
- a CDS encoding FG-GAP repeat domain-containing protein has protein sequence MRVRRAGTGTAVLCGVLLAVSCGPEQHADSGDATSGAPVRANSAPALLPVPRGDGSEVADDFNGDGHRDLVLNDLVKAESHTDDPGIGIVYGSARGLRAGARQLVSAKKQGVATKGQLPAVFDAEAGCDLDKDGFTDLVVSTDPPFDGQGQPPVPLQILFGSPSGLTGKAVKLAVPAKARAGNDWADQPVCGDFDGNGTEDLVLHASGGQLTYLQGPFTRKGAPRKAGAPVRSPGQVPVGPAADVNLDGYDDLVVRTAEGTATSAVVLGGPTGPTRTGATLPTGVDVALGRFGKGRAWDAAVGAMGGTALRYDLPTAVRGTLASPGSMLDAADFDGDGLSELVSSGSRVKVFRGGTKGLSAAAMVTVEPDAVGTTRVVGIGDFDGDGRADLALRTYRGETKDSVTVYSGAKKGLVAAEPTVTFSTAAFLGS, from the coding sequence GTGCGCGTGCGAAGAGCCGGGACGGGGACGGCGGTTCTGTGCGGTGTACTGCTGGCCGTCTCCTGCGGCCCCGAGCAGCACGCCGACAGCGGCGACGCCACGAGCGGTGCCCCGGTGCGGGCCAACAGCGCGCCCGCCCTGCTGCCGGTGCCGCGCGGTGACGGCAGCGAGGTCGCGGACGACTTCAACGGCGACGGCCACCGCGACCTGGTCCTGAACGACCTCGTCAAGGCGGAGAGCCACACCGACGACCCCGGCATCGGCATCGTCTACGGCAGCGCGCGCGGACTGCGGGCGGGGGCCCGGCAGTTGGTGAGCGCGAAGAAGCAGGGGGTGGCCACCAAGGGCCAACTCCCCGCCGTCTTCGACGCGGAGGCCGGCTGTGACCTCGACAAGGACGGGTTCACCGACCTCGTGGTCTCCACCGACCCGCCCTTCGACGGTCAGGGGCAGCCCCCGGTCCCGTTGCAGATCCTGTTCGGCTCGCCTTCCGGGCTGACCGGCAAGGCCGTCAAGCTCGCCGTCCCCGCCAAGGCCCGCGCGGGCAACGACTGGGCGGACCAGCCCGTGTGCGGGGACTTCGACGGCAACGGCACCGAGGACCTCGTCCTGCACGCCTCCGGCGGCCAACTCACCTACCTACAGGGCCCGTTCACCAGGAAGGGCGCCCCGCGCAAGGCCGGTGCGCCGGTCCGGTCACCGGGACAGGTACCGGTCGGCCCCGCCGCCGACGTCAACCTCGACGGATACGACGACCTGGTCGTCCGTACCGCCGAGGGCACCGCCACCTCCGCCGTCGTCCTCGGCGGCCCCACCGGCCCGACCCGCACCGGCGCCACCCTCCCCACCGGCGTCGACGTCGCCCTCGGCCGCTTCGGCAAGGGCAGGGCGTGGGACGCGGCGGTCGGCGCGATGGGCGGCACCGCCCTGCGCTACGACCTGCCCACCGCCGTACGCGGCACCCTCGCCTCCCCCGGCTCGATGCTCGACGCCGCCGACTTCGACGGGGACGGACTGAGCGAACTGGTCTCCAGCGGCTCGCGGGTGAAGGTCTTCAGGGGCGGGACGAAGGGGCTGTCCGCGGCGGCCATGGTCACCGTCGAGCCGGACGCCGTCGGCACCACCCGGGTCGTCGGCATCGGTGACTTCGACGGCGACGGGCGGGCGGACCTCGCGCTGCGGACCTACCGGGGCGAGACGAAGGACAGCGTCACCGTGTACTCCGGG